A single genomic interval of Hemibagrus wyckioides isolate EC202008001 linkage group LG13, SWU_Hwy_1.0, whole genome shotgun sequence harbors:
- the mta3 gene encoding metastasis-associated protein MTA3 isoform X5 translates to MAANMYRVGDYVFFENSSSNPYLIRRIEELNKTASGNVEAKVVCFYRRRDISQSLIQLADKHAKDLEEEKETPTEPDLSEKQKHQLRHRELFLSRQYESLPATHIRGKCSVALLNETESVLSYLDKEDAFFYSLVYDPTQKTLLADKGEIRVGPRFQADVPEMLQEGEADERDQSKLEVKMWDPECPLTNKQIDQFLVVARAVGTFARALDCSSSVRQPSLHMSAAAASRDITLFHAMDTLHRHGYDLSSALSVLVPQGGPVLCRDEMEEWSSSEANLFEEALEKYGKDFNDIRQDFLPWKSLTSIIEYYYMWKTTDRYVQQKRLKAAEAESKLKQVYIPTYNKPNPNQISVSNGKMTTMNGAAGPGGYHAASGGRACESCFAMQSPQWYSWGPPNMQCRLCVSCWMYWKKYGGLKMPSRAEGTEEKTPPSPASIEMRSRGHSLRQTSHMVPMRNSGSPKSSMKTKQAFLLQATRLTKLARHMCRDLIRLRRAARRPFVPINCGAIKAEYMIRVAEGMTGRSTKPKPSQRSTLTSVLQYLESRPAPHVQRSHRTPGLQVQPPRRLLSSLPSHGPLGMLGKRSYHHSSRMDSERRANAPGQENQGHIVGPILQHNGRSSGSPSLRASNMMMRKRRPNWIDAPDDSFFLVSRETSAVAVRHLLMESPEAAHSFPVKKSL, encoded by the exons ATGGCGGCCAACATGTACCGGGTCGGAG AttatgtcttttttgagaattCTTCAAGCAATCCTTATCTGATCCGGAGAATAGAGGAGCTGAACAAG ACGGCGAGCGGCAATGTGGAGGCGAAGGTGGTGTGTTTCTACAGGAGAAGAGACATCTCGCAGAGCCTCATCCAGCTGGCAGACAAGCATGCGA aagacttggaggaagagaaggagacgCCTACAGAGCCAGATCTTAGTGAGAAGCAGAAACACCAGCTCCGACACAGAGAGCTTTTTCTGTCTCGCCAGTATGAATCGCTTCCCGCCACACACATCAG GGGGAAGTGCAGCGTGGCCCTCCTGAATGAGACTGAATCAGTACTCTCCTATCTGGACAAAGAG GATGCCTTTTTTTACTCCTTGGTGTATGATCCAACACAGAAGACCCTGCTGGCAGACAAAGGGGAGATCCGTGTGGGCCCCCGCTTTCAGGCTGATGTCCCTGAGATGCTACAGGAAG GGGAAGCAGATGAAAGGGACCAGTCTAAACTGGAGGTGAAGATGTGGGACCCAGAATGTCCGCTGACCAATAAGCAGATAGACCAGTTCCTAGTGGTGGCTCG GGCTGTGGGAACCTTTGCTCGAGCTCTGGACTGCAGCAGCTCGGTCAGACAGCCCAGTTTACACATGAGTGCTGCAGCAGCATCGCGGGACATCACACTG TTCCATGCTATGGACACTCTGCATCGGCATGGCTATGATCTTTCAAGTGCACTGAGTGTTCTGGTGCCACAGGGAGGCCCTGTGCTCTGCAGGGATGAGATGGAGGAGTGGAGCTCTTCAGAGGCCAACCTGTTTGAGGAAGCGTTGGAGAAATACGGCAAGGATTTCAACGACATCCGGCAAGACTTT CTCCCCTGGAAGTCCCTGACTAGCATTATTGAGTATTACTACATGTGGAAAACTACAGACAGATATGTGCAGCAG AAGCGACTGAAGGCAGCTGAAGCGGAGAGCAAATTGAAGCAAGTCTATATCCCCACATA TAATAAGCCAAATCCTAATCAGATCTCTGTCAGCAATGGCAAGATGACCACCATGAATGGAGCAGCAGGACCGGGCGGGTACCATGCAGCCAGTGGGGGCCGTGCATGTGAAAGCTGTTTTG CCATGCAGTCTCCTCAGTGGTACTCATGGGGTCCTCCGAACATGCAGTGTCGGCTCTGTGTCTCCTGCTGGATGTACTGGAAAAAGTATGGAGGCCTGAAGATGCCAAGCCGAGCTGAGGGAACAGAGGAGAAAACGCCTCCAAGCCCTGCTTCAATC GAGATGCGTTCACGTGGCCATAGCCTGCGTCAGACCTCCCACATGGTTCCCATGAGAAACAGCGGAAGTCCTAAATCCTCCATGAAGACTAAACAGGCCTTTCTGCTACAGGCCACGCGCCTTACCAAGCTGGCGCGTCACATGTGCCGTGACCTCATCAGGCTGCGCCGGGCTGCGCGCCGCCCCTTTGTGCCCATTAACTGTGGCGCCATAAAGGCGGAGT ACATGATTCGAGTGGCAGAAGGCATGACAGGGCGATCCACCAAGCCCAAACCATCCCAGAGGAGCACGCTAACCAGCGTTCTGCAGTATCTCG AGTCACGTCCAGCACCCCATGTCCAGCGCTCTCATCGTACACCTGGCCTGCAGGTCCAACCGCCACGCCGGCTTCTTTCATCTCTGCCAAGCCATGGTCCACTTGGCATGCTGGGAAAACGCAGTTACCACCATAGTAGCAGGATGGACTCGGAGAGAAGAGCAAACGCACCAGGACAAG AAAATCAGGGACACATTGTGGGTCCTATCCTG CAGCACAATGGACGTAGCAGTGGCAGCCCCAGTTTACGAGCCAGCAACATGATGATGCGTAAGAGGCGACCCAACTGGATCGATGCCCCAGATGACAGCTTTTTCCTTGTTTCCCGAGAAACCAG TGCTGTAGCTGTTAGACATCTGCTCATG GAAAGCCCGGAGGCTGCTCACTCGTTCCCAGTTAAGAAGAGCCTGTAG
- the mta3 gene encoding metastasis-associated protein MTA3 isoform X2 translates to MAANMYRVGDYVFFENSSSNPYLIRRIEELNKTASGNVEAKVVCFYRRRDISQSLIQLADKHAKDLEEEKETPTEPDLSEKQKHQLRHRELFLSRQYESLPATHIRGKCSVALLNETESVLSYLDKEDAFFYSLVYDPTQKTLLADKGEIRVGPRFQADVPEMLQEGEADERDQSKLEVKMWDPECPLTNKQIDQFLVVARAVGTFARALDCSSSVRQPSLHMSAAAASRDITLFHAMDTLHRHGYDLSSALSVLVPQGGPVLCRDEMEEWSSSEANLFEEALEKYGKDFNDIRQDFLPWKSLTSIIEYYYMWKTTDRYVQQKRLKAAEAESKLKQVYIPTYNKPNPNQISVSNGKMTTMNGAAGPGGYHAASGGRACESCFAMQSPQWYSWGPPNMQCRLCVSCWMYWKKYGGLKMPSRAEGTEEKTPPSPASIEMRSRGHSLRQTSHMVPMRNSGSPKSSMKTKQAFLLQATRLTKLARHMCRDLIRLRRAARRPFVPINCGAIKAEYMIRVAEGMTGRSTKPKPSQRSTLTSVLQYLESRPAPHVQRSHRTPGLQVQPPRRLLSSLPSHGPLGMLGKRSYHHSSRMDSERRANAPGQENQGHIVGPILHNGRSSGSPSLRASNMMMRKRRPNWIDAPDDSFFLVSRETSAVAVRHLLMVRPWPITASTPTHAHTHTYTHNTHHTHCIRLQNTKQLCYRLNIGKTEWLPFPHSVCC, encoded by the exons ATGGCGGCCAACATGTACCGGGTCGGAG AttatgtcttttttgagaattCTTCAAGCAATCCTTATCTGATCCGGAGAATAGAGGAGCTGAACAAG ACGGCGAGCGGCAATGTGGAGGCGAAGGTGGTGTGTTTCTACAGGAGAAGAGACATCTCGCAGAGCCTCATCCAGCTGGCAGACAAGCATGCGA aagacttggaggaagagaaggagacgCCTACAGAGCCAGATCTTAGTGAGAAGCAGAAACACCAGCTCCGACACAGAGAGCTTTTTCTGTCTCGCCAGTATGAATCGCTTCCCGCCACACACATCAG GGGGAAGTGCAGCGTGGCCCTCCTGAATGAGACTGAATCAGTACTCTCCTATCTGGACAAAGAG GATGCCTTTTTTTACTCCTTGGTGTATGATCCAACACAGAAGACCCTGCTGGCAGACAAAGGGGAGATCCGTGTGGGCCCCCGCTTTCAGGCTGATGTCCCTGAGATGCTACAGGAAG GGGAAGCAGATGAAAGGGACCAGTCTAAACTGGAGGTGAAGATGTGGGACCCAGAATGTCCGCTGACCAATAAGCAGATAGACCAGTTCCTAGTGGTGGCTCG GGCTGTGGGAACCTTTGCTCGAGCTCTGGACTGCAGCAGCTCGGTCAGACAGCCCAGTTTACACATGAGTGCTGCAGCAGCATCGCGGGACATCACACTG TTCCATGCTATGGACACTCTGCATCGGCATGGCTATGATCTTTCAAGTGCACTGAGTGTTCTGGTGCCACAGGGAGGCCCTGTGCTCTGCAGGGATGAGATGGAGGAGTGGAGCTCTTCAGAGGCCAACCTGTTTGAGGAAGCGTTGGAGAAATACGGCAAGGATTTCAACGACATCCGGCAAGACTTT CTCCCCTGGAAGTCCCTGACTAGCATTATTGAGTATTACTACATGTGGAAAACTACAGACAGATATGTGCAGCAG AAGCGACTGAAGGCAGCTGAAGCGGAGAGCAAATTGAAGCAAGTCTATATCCCCACATA TAATAAGCCAAATCCTAATCAGATCTCTGTCAGCAATGGCAAGATGACCACCATGAATGGAGCAGCAGGACCGGGCGGGTACCATGCAGCCAGTGGGGGCCGTGCATGTGAAAGCTGTTTTG CCATGCAGTCTCCTCAGTGGTACTCATGGGGTCCTCCGAACATGCAGTGTCGGCTCTGTGTCTCCTGCTGGATGTACTGGAAAAAGTATGGAGGCCTGAAGATGCCAAGCCGAGCTGAGGGAACAGAGGAGAAAACGCCTCCAAGCCCTGCTTCAATC GAGATGCGTTCACGTGGCCATAGCCTGCGTCAGACCTCCCACATGGTTCCCATGAGAAACAGCGGAAGTCCTAAATCCTCCATGAAGACTAAACAGGCCTTTCTGCTACAGGCCACGCGCCTTACCAAGCTGGCGCGTCACATGTGCCGTGACCTCATCAGGCTGCGCCGGGCTGCGCGCCGCCCCTTTGTGCCCATTAACTGTGGCGCCATAAAGGCGGAGT ACATGATTCGAGTGGCAGAAGGCATGACAGGGCGATCCACCAAGCCCAAACCATCCCAGAGGAGCACGCTAACCAGCGTTCTGCAGTATCTCG AGTCACGTCCAGCACCCCATGTCCAGCGCTCTCATCGTACACCTGGCCTGCAGGTCCAACCGCCACGCCGGCTTCTTTCATCTCTGCCAAGCCATGGTCCACTTGGCATGCTGGGAAAACGCAGTTACCACCATAGTAGCAGGATGGACTCGGAGAGAAGAGCAAACGCACCAGGACAAG AAAATCAGGGACACATTGTGGGTCCTATCCTG CACAATGGACGTAGCAGTGGCAGCCCCAGTTTACGAGCCAGCAACATGATGATGCGTAAGAGGCGACCCAACTGGATCGATGCCCCAGATGACAGCTTTTTCCTTGTTTCCCGAGAAACCAG TGCTGTAGCTGTTAGACATCTGCTCATGGTAAGACCTTGGCCCATTACTGCATCCACaccaacacatgcacacacacatacatacacacacaacacacaccacacacactgcattagaTTACAGAATACAAAACAATTATGCTATAGACTGAACATTGGCAAAACAGAATGGTTACCTTTCCCACATAGTGTCTGCTGTTGA
- the mta3 gene encoding metastasis-associated protein MTA3 isoform X1, with the protein MAANMYRVGDYVFFENSSSNPYLIRRIEELNKTASGNVEAKVVCFYRRRDISQSLIQLADKHAKDLEEEKETPTEPDLSEKQKHQLRHRELFLSRQYESLPATHIRGKCSVALLNETESVLSYLDKEDAFFYSLVYDPTQKTLLADKGEIRVGPRFQADVPEMLQEGEADERDQSKLEVKMWDPECPLTNKQIDQFLVVARAVGTFARALDCSSSVRQPSLHMSAAAASRDITLFHAMDTLHRHGYDLSSALSVLVPQGGPVLCRDEMEEWSSSEANLFEEALEKYGKDFNDIRQDFLPWKSLTSIIEYYYMWKTTDRYVQQKRLKAAEAESKLKQVYIPTYNKPNPNQISVSNGKMTTMNGAAGPGGYHAASGGRACESCFAMQSPQWYSWGPPNMQCRLCVSCWMYWKKYGGLKMPSRAEGTEEKTPPSPASIEMRSRGHSLRQTSHMVPMRNSGSPKSSMKTKQAFLLQATRLTKLARHMCRDLIRLRRAARRPFVPINCGAIKAEYMIRVAEGMTGRSTKPKPSQRSTLTSVLQYLESRPAPHVQRSHRTPGLQVQPPRRLLSSLPSHGPLGMLGKRSYHHSSRMDSERRANAPGQENQGHIVGPILQHNGRSSGSPSLRASNMMMRKRRPNWIDAPDDSFFLVSRETSAVAVRHLLMVRPWPITASTPTHAHTHTYTHNTHHTHCIRLQNTKQLCYRLNIGKTEWLPFPHSVCC; encoded by the exons ATGGCGGCCAACATGTACCGGGTCGGAG AttatgtcttttttgagaattCTTCAAGCAATCCTTATCTGATCCGGAGAATAGAGGAGCTGAACAAG ACGGCGAGCGGCAATGTGGAGGCGAAGGTGGTGTGTTTCTACAGGAGAAGAGACATCTCGCAGAGCCTCATCCAGCTGGCAGACAAGCATGCGA aagacttggaggaagagaaggagacgCCTACAGAGCCAGATCTTAGTGAGAAGCAGAAACACCAGCTCCGACACAGAGAGCTTTTTCTGTCTCGCCAGTATGAATCGCTTCCCGCCACACACATCAG GGGGAAGTGCAGCGTGGCCCTCCTGAATGAGACTGAATCAGTACTCTCCTATCTGGACAAAGAG GATGCCTTTTTTTACTCCTTGGTGTATGATCCAACACAGAAGACCCTGCTGGCAGACAAAGGGGAGATCCGTGTGGGCCCCCGCTTTCAGGCTGATGTCCCTGAGATGCTACAGGAAG GGGAAGCAGATGAAAGGGACCAGTCTAAACTGGAGGTGAAGATGTGGGACCCAGAATGTCCGCTGACCAATAAGCAGATAGACCAGTTCCTAGTGGTGGCTCG GGCTGTGGGAACCTTTGCTCGAGCTCTGGACTGCAGCAGCTCGGTCAGACAGCCCAGTTTACACATGAGTGCTGCAGCAGCATCGCGGGACATCACACTG TTCCATGCTATGGACACTCTGCATCGGCATGGCTATGATCTTTCAAGTGCACTGAGTGTTCTGGTGCCACAGGGAGGCCCTGTGCTCTGCAGGGATGAGATGGAGGAGTGGAGCTCTTCAGAGGCCAACCTGTTTGAGGAAGCGTTGGAGAAATACGGCAAGGATTTCAACGACATCCGGCAAGACTTT CTCCCCTGGAAGTCCCTGACTAGCATTATTGAGTATTACTACATGTGGAAAACTACAGACAGATATGTGCAGCAG AAGCGACTGAAGGCAGCTGAAGCGGAGAGCAAATTGAAGCAAGTCTATATCCCCACATA TAATAAGCCAAATCCTAATCAGATCTCTGTCAGCAATGGCAAGATGACCACCATGAATGGAGCAGCAGGACCGGGCGGGTACCATGCAGCCAGTGGGGGCCGTGCATGTGAAAGCTGTTTTG CCATGCAGTCTCCTCAGTGGTACTCATGGGGTCCTCCGAACATGCAGTGTCGGCTCTGTGTCTCCTGCTGGATGTACTGGAAAAAGTATGGAGGCCTGAAGATGCCAAGCCGAGCTGAGGGAACAGAGGAGAAAACGCCTCCAAGCCCTGCTTCAATC GAGATGCGTTCACGTGGCCATAGCCTGCGTCAGACCTCCCACATGGTTCCCATGAGAAACAGCGGAAGTCCTAAATCCTCCATGAAGACTAAACAGGCCTTTCTGCTACAGGCCACGCGCCTTACCAAGCTGGCGCGTCACATGTGCCGTGACCTCATCAGGCTGCGCCGGGCTGCGCGCCGCCCCTTTGTGCCCATTAACTGTGGCGCCATAAAGGCGGAGT ACATGATTCGAGTGGCAGAAGGCATGACAGGGCGATCCACCAAGCCCAAACCATCCCAGAGGAGCACGCTAACCAGCGTTCTGCAGTATCTCG AGTCACGTCCAGCACCCCATGTCCAGCGCTCTCATCGTACACCTGGCCTGCAGGTCCAACCGCCACGCCGGCTTCTTTCATCTCTGCCAAGCCATGGTCCACTTGGCATGCTGGGAAAACGCAGTTACCACCATAGTAGCAGGATGGACTCGGAGAGAAGAGCAAACGCACCAGGACAAG AAAATCAGGGACACATTGTGGGTCCTATCCTG CAGCACAATGGACGTAGCAGTGGCAGCCCCAGTTTACGAGCCAGCAACATGATGATGCGTAAGAGGCGACCCAACTGGATCGATGCCCCAGATGACAGCTTTTTCCTTGTTTCCCGAGAAACCAG TGCTGTAGCTGTTAGACATCTGCTCATGGTAAGACCTTGGCCCATTACTGCATCCACaccaacacatgcacacacacatacatacacacacaacacacaccacacacactgcattagaTTACAGAATACAAAACAATTATGCTATAGACTGAACATTGGCAAAACAGAATGGTTACCTTTCCCACATAGTGTCTGCTGTTGA
- the mta3 gene encoding metastasis-associated protein MTA3 isoform X3, with product MAANMYRVGDYVFFENSSSNPYLIRRIEELNKTASGNVEAKVVCFYRRRDISQSLIQLADKHAKDLEEEKETPTEPDLSEKQKHQLRHRELFLSRQYESLPATHIRGKCSVALLNETESVLSYLDKEDAFFYSLVYDPTQKTLLADKGEIRVGPRFQADVPEMLQEGEADERDQSKLEVKMWDPECPLTNKQIDQFLVVARAVGTFARALDCSSSVRQPSLHMSAAAASRDITLFHAMDTLHRHGYDLSSALSVLVPQGGPVLCRDEMEEWSSSEANLFEEALEKYGKDFNDIRQDFLPWKSLTSIIEYYYMWKTTDRYVQQKRLKAAEAESKLKQVYIPTYNKPNPNQISVSNGKMTTMNGAAGPGGYHAASGGRACESCFAMQSPQWYSWGPPNMQCRLCVSCWMYWKKYGGLKMPSRAEGTEEKTPPSPASIEMRSRGHSLRQTSHMVPMRNSGSPKSSMKTKQAFLLQATRLTKLARHMCRDLIRLRRAARRPFVPINCGAIKAEYMIRVAEGMTGRSTKPKPSQRSTLTSVLQYLESRPAPHVQRSHRTPGLQVQPPRRLLSSLPSHGPLGMLGKRSYHHSSRMDSERRANAPGQENQGHIVGPILQHNGRSSGSPSLRASNMMMRKRRPNWIDAPDDSFFLVSRETRKARRLLTRSQLRRACRQPCEQINLRRVPQGPAQGPILAPPHPSLRMRGPIVIHD from the exons ATGGCGGCCAACATGTACCGGGTCGGAG AttatgtcttttttgagaattCTTCAAGCAATCCTTATCTGATCCGGAGAATAGAGGAGCTGAACAAG ACGGCGAGCGGCAATGTGGAGGCGAAGGTGGTGTGTTTCTACAGGAGAAGAGACATCTCGCAGAGCCTCATCCAGCTGGCAGACAAGCATGCGA aagacttggaggaagagaaggagacgCCTACAGAGCCAGATCTTAGTGAGAAGCAGAAACACCAGCTCCGACACAGAGAGCTTTTTCTGTCTCGCCAGTATGAATCGCTTCCCGCCACACACATCAG GGGGAAGTGCAGCGTGGCCCTCCTGAATGAGACTGAATCAGTACTCTCCTATCTGGACAAAGAG GATGCCTTTTTTTACTCCTTGGTGTATGATCCAACACAGAAGACCCTGCTGGCAGACAAAGGGGAGATCCGTGTGGGCCCCCGCTTTCAGGCTGATGTCCCTGAGATGCTACAGGAAG GGGAAGCAGATGAAAGGGACCAGTCTAAACTGGAGGTGAAGATGTGGGACCCAGAATGTCCGCTGACCAATAAGCAGATAGACCAGTTCCTAGTGGTGGCTCG GGCTGTGGGAACCTTTGCTCGAGCTCTGGACTGCAGCAGCTCGGTCAGACAGCCCAGTTTACACATGAGTGCTGCAGCAGCATCGCGGGACATCACACTG TTCCATGCTATGGACACTCTGCATCGGCATGGCTATGATCTTTCAAGTGCACTGAGTGTTCTGGTGCCACAGGGAGGCCCTGTGCTCTGCAGGGATGAGATGGAGGAGTGGAGCTCTTCAGAGGCCAACCTGTTTGAGGAAGCGTTGGAGAAATACGGCAAGGATTTCAACGACATCCGGCAAGACTTT CTCCCCTGGAAGTCCCTGACTAGCATTATTGAGTATTACTACATGTGGAAAACTACAGACAGATATGTGCAGCAG AAGCGACTGAAGGCAGCTGAAGCGGAGAGCAAATTGAAGCAAGTCTATATCCCCACATA TAATAAGCCAAATCCTAATCAGATCTCTGTCAGCAATGGCAAGATGACCACCATGAATGGAGCAGCAGGACCGGGCGGGTACCATGCAGCCAGTGGGGGCCGTGCATGTGAAAGCTGTTTTG CCATGCAGTCTCCTCAGTGGTACTCATGGGGTCCTCCGAACATGCAGTGTCGGCTCTGTGTCTCCTGCTGGATGTACTGGAAAAAGTATGGAGGCCTGAAGATGCCAAGCCGAGCTGAGGGAACAGAGGAGAAAACGCCTCCAAGCCCTGCTTCAATC GAGATGCGTTCACGTGGCCATAGCCTGCGTCAGACCTCCCACATGGTTCCCATGAGAAACAGCGGAAGTCCTAAATCCTCCATGAAGACTAAACAGGCCTTTCTGCTACAGGCCACGCGCCTTACCAAGCTGGCGCGTCACATGTGCCGTGACCTCATCAGGCTGCGCCGGGCTGCGCGCCGCCCCTTTGTGCCCATTAACTGTGGCGCCATAAAGGCGGAGT ACATGATTCGAGTGGCAGAAGGCATGACAGGGCGATCCACCAAGCCCAAACCATCCCAGAGGAGCACGCTAACCAGCGTTCTGCAGTATCTCG AGTCACGTCCAGCACCCCATGTCCAGCGCTCTCATCGTACACCTGGCCTGCAGGTCCAACCGCCACGCCGGCTTCTTTCATCTCTGCCAAGCCATGGTCCACTTGGCATGCTGGGAAAACGCAGTTACCACCATAGTAGCAGGATGGACTCGGAGAGAAGAGCAAACGCACCAGGACAAG AAAATCAGGGACACATTGTGGGTCCTATCCTG CAGCACAATGGACGTAGCAGTGGCAGCCCCAGTTTACGAGCCAGCAACATGATGATGCGTAAGAGGCGACCCAACTGGATCGATGCCCCAGATGACAGCTTTTTCCTTGTTTCCCGAGAAACCAG GAAAGCCCGGAGGCTGCTCACTCGTTCCCAGTTAAGAAGAGCCTGTAGGCAGCCATGCGAGCAGATTAATTTGCGCAGGGTCCCCCAGGGGCCAGCGCAGGGACCCATCCTCGCGCCCCCTCACCCTAGTCTACGGATGCGAGGTCCCATTGTGATCCACGACTGA
- the mta3 gene encoding metastasis-associated protein MTA3 isoform X4, with the protein MAANMYRVGDYVFFENSSSNPYLIRRIEELNKTASGNVEAKVVCFYRRRDISQSLIQLADKHAKDLEEEKETPTEPDLSEKQKHQLRHRELFLSRQYESLPATHIRGKCSVALLNETESVLSYLDKEDAFFYSLVYDPTQKTLLADKGEIRVGPRFQADVPEMLQEGEADERDQSKLEVKMWDPECPLTNKQIDQFLVVARAVGTFARALDCSSSVRQPSLHMSAAAASRDITLFHAMDTLHRHGYDLSSALSVLVPQGGPVLCRDEMEEWSSSEANLFEEALEKYGKDFNDIRQDFLPWKSLTSIIEYYYMWKTTDRYVQQKRLKAAEAESKLKQVYIPTYNKPNPNQISVSNGKMTTMNGAAGPGGYHAASGGRACESCFAMQSPQWYSWGPPNMQCRLCVSCWMYWKKYGGLKMPSRAEGTEEKTPPSPASIEMRSRGHSLRQTSHMVPMRNSGSPKSSMKTKQAFLLQATRLTKLARHMCRDLIRLRRAARRPFVPINCGAIKAEYMIRVAEGMTGRSTKPKPSQRSTLTSVLQYLESRPAPHVQRSHRTPGLQVQPPRRLLSSLPSHGPLGMLGKRSYHHSSRMDSERRANAPGQENQGHIVGPILHNGRSSGSPSLRASNMMMRKRRPNWIDAPDDSFFLVSRETRKARRLLTRSQLRRACRQPCEQINLRRVPQGPAQGPILAPPHPSLRMRGPIVIHD; encoded by the exons ATGGCGGCCAACATGTACCGGGTCGGAG AttatgtcttttttgagaattCTTCAAGCAATCCTTATCTGATCCGGAGAATAGAGGAGCTGAACAAG ACGGCGAGCGGCAATGTGGAGGCGAAGGTGGTGTGTTTCTACAGGAGAAGAGACATCTCGCAGAGCCTCATCCAGCTGGCAGACAAGCATGCGA aagacttggaggaagagaaggagacgCCTACAGAGCCAGATCTTAGTGAGAAGCAGAAACACCAGCTCCGACACAGAGAGCTTTTTCTGTCTCGCCAGTATGAATCGCTTCCCGCCACACACATCAG GGGGAAGTGCAGCGTGGCCCTCCTGAATGAGACTGAATCAGTACTCTCCTATCTGGACAAAGAG GATGCCTTTTTTTACTCCTTGGTGTATGATCCAACACAGAAGACCCTGCTGGCAGACAAAGGGGAGATCCGTGTGGGCCCCCGCTTTCAGGCTGATGTCCCTGAGATGCTACAGGAAG GGGAAGCAGATGAAAGGGACCAGTCTAAACTGGAGGTGAAGATGTGGGACCCAGAATGTCCGCTGACCAATAAGCAGATAGACCAGTTCCTAGTGGTGGCTCG GGCTGTGGGAACCTTTGCTCGAGCTCTGGACTGCAGCAGCTCGGTCAGACAGCCCAGTTTACACATGAGTGCTGCAGCAGCATCGCGGGACATCACACTG TTCCATGCTATGGACACTCTGCATCGGCATGGCTATGATCTTTCAAGTGCACTGAGTGTTCTGGTGCCACAGGGAGGCCCTGTGCTCTGCAGGGATGAGATGGAGGAGTGGAGCTCTTCAGAGGCCAACCTGTTTGAGGAAGCGTTGGAGAAATACGGCAAGGATTTCAACGACATCCGGCAAGACTTT CTCCCCTGGAAGTCCCTGACTAGCATTATTGAGTATTACTACATGTGGAAAACTACAGACAGATATGTGCAGCAG AAGCGACTGAAGGCAGCTGAAGCGGAGAGCAAATTGAAGCAAGTCTATATCCCCACATA TAATAAGCCAAATCCTAATCAGATCTCTGTCAGCAATGGCAAGATGACCACCATGAATGGAGCAGCAGGACCGGGCGGGTACCATGCAGCCAGTGGGGGCCGTGCATGTGAAAGCTGTTTTG CCATGCAGTCTCCTCAGTGGTACTCATGGGGTCCTCCGAACATGCAGTGTCGGCTCTGTGTCTCCTGCTGGATGTACTGGAAAAAGTATGGAGGCCTGAAGATGCCAAGCCGAGCTGAGGGAACAGAGGAGAAAACGCCTCCAAGCCCTGCTTCAATC GAGATGCGTTCACGTGGCCATAGCCTGCGTCAGACCTCCCACATGGTTCCCATGAGAAACAGCGGAAGTCCTAAATCCTCCATGAAGACTAAACAGGCCTTTCTGCTACAGGCCACGCGCCTTACCAAGCTGGCGCGTCACATGTGCCGTGACCTCATCAGGCTGCGCCGGGCTGCGCGCCGCCCCTTTGTGCCCATTAACTGTGGCGCCATAAAGGCGGAGT ACATGATTCGAGTGGCAGAAGGCATGACAGGGCGATCCACCAAGCCCAAACCATCCCAGAGGAGCACGCTAACCAGCGTTCTGCAGTATCTCG AGTCACGTCCAGCACCCCATGTCCAGCGCTCTCATCGTACACCTGGCCTGCAGGTCCAACCGCCACGCCGGCTTCTTTCATCTCTGCCAAGCCATGGTCCACTTGGCATGCTGGGAAAACGCAGTTACCACCATAGTAGCAGGATGGACTCGGAGAGAAGAGCAAACGCACCAGGACAAG AAAATCAGGGACACATTGTGGGTCCTATCCTG CACAATGGACGTAGCAGTGGCAGCCCCAGTTTACGAGCCAGCAACATGATGATGCGTAAGAGGCGACCCAACTGGATCGATGCCCCAGATGACAGCTTTTTCCTTGTTTCCCGAGAAACCAG GAAAGCCCGGAGGCTGCTCACTCGTTCCCAGTTAAGAAGAGCCTGTAGGCAGCCATGCGAGCAGATTAATTTGCGCAGGGTCCCCCAGGGGCCAGCGCAGGGACCCATCCTCGCGCCCCCTCACCCTAGTCTACGGATGCGAGGTCCCATTGTGATCCACGACTGA